In Citrus sinensis cultivar Valencia sweet orange chromosome 2, DVS_A1.0, whole genome shotgun sequence, a single genomic region encodes these proteins:
- the LOC102626945 gene encoding non-specific lipid-transfer protein D, cotyledon-specific isoform-like produces the protein MKNLFFSMVFMVSLIFFLANVSEAAIACGTVDAKAAACVGFATGKAPTPTSACCSGLQQLAQSVKTVDDKKAICRWLKAGAKSLGVQDRFLSKIPSACGIKVGFPVSTATNCETIH, from the exons ATGAAGAACCTCTTCTTCTCCATGGTTTTCATGGTGTCTCTCATCTTCTTCCTCGCAAATGTGAGCGAGGCAGCCATTGCATGCGGCACAGTCGACGCCAAAGCAGCTGCATGCGTTGGGTTCGCCACGGGCAAGGCTCCAACGCCGACTTCAGCATGCTGCAGCGGGCTGCAACAGCTTGCTCAGAGTGTGAAAACAGTTGATGACAAGAAGGCTATTTGCCGATGGTTGAAGGCGGGAGCCAAGTCATTGGGGGTTCAGGACAGGTTCTTGAGCAAAATTCCAAGCGCCTGCGGTATCAAAGTTGGCTTCCCTGTCTCCACCGCCACCAACTGTGAAAC GATTCactaa
- the LOC112497195 gene encoding protein FAR-RED IMPAIRED RESPONSE 1-like, protein MEYLENEHAFEELQETRANDVNEIVEPNKCEPALGMLFDNHEEMFAFYKAYGKQEGFPVKVRSTKKGTNGIVKYATFACGRSGKSESKSANALKPKPNVKNGCDAKIGGCLNEDGKWVLRTLNLQHNHGLSPDKARYFSCNHRISASAKKRIEMNDCAGIRIAQNFNSIVVGAGGYENVPFLEKNCRNFVDKTRRLQLEEGDAMALLKYFQKKQAECNGFFFSIDLDEEDRLKNVFWADSQSRAVYKYFRDVITFDTTYLTNKYDMPFTPFVAVNHHGQSILLGCGLISREDTETFTWLFEAWLSCMSDSPPLGIITD, encoded by the coding sequence atGGAGTATTTGGAAAATGAGCATGCATTTGAAGAGTTGCAAGAAACAAGAGCTAACGatgtaaatgaaattgtgGAACCGAACAAATGTGAGCCAGCTCTTGGAATGTTATTTGATAATCATGAAGAAATGTTTGCATTTTACAAAGCTTATGGTAAACAAGAGGGGTTTCCTGTGAAGGTTCGAAGTACTAAGAAGGGGACCAATGGAATTGTAAAATATGCGACATTTGCATGTGGGCGTAGCGGCAAGTCAGAAAGTAAATCTGCTAATGCATTGAAGCCGAAACCGAATGTGAAAAATGGTTGTGATGCAAAAATTGGAGGTTGTCTAAATGAAGATGGAAAATGGGTTCTTCGAACTTTAAATCTTCAACACAACCATGGATTGAGTCCAGACAAAGCTAGGTATTTCTCATGCAATCACAGAATTAGTGCAAGCGCTAAAAAGCgaattgaaatgaatgattGTGCAGGAATTAGAATTGcccaaaatttcaattctatTGTTGTTGGAGCTGGTGGGTATGAAAATGTGCCattcttagaaaaaaattgtagaaatTTTGTTGACAAAACAAGGCGATTACAACTTGAGGAAGGAGATGCTATGGCGCTTTTAAAGTACTTCCAGAAAAAGCAAGCAGAATgtaatggatttttttttagcattgaTTTGGATGAAGAGGATCGATTAAAGAATGTGTTTTGGGCAGATTCGCAGAGTAGGGCagtttacaaatattttagagATGTCATCACATTTGACACTACATATCTGACCAACAAGTATGACATGCCATTTACGCCCTTTGTTGCAGTTAATCACCATGGACAATCTATTTTGTTGGGATGCGGATTGATTTCACGCGAGGATACGGAGACATTTACGTGGTTATTTGAGGCGTGGCTATCATGCATGTCTGATTCTCCTCCCCTTGGTATCATTACAGATTAA